The Geotoga petraea genomic sequence ATTCTCACAGGGATTGGGAAGTTTAAGTGCCTCCCTTGCAAGATCATCTAAAATCTCAAAAGAACATTTGGATAACACAAATCAAAAAACAAAAGTTATAAACACTAATACAAAAGACACAGATGAAAGAATAAATGATATACATCAAAGTATGGAAGATTTGACAATTGCAAACGATAACCAAGCAAAATCAGCTCAGAATTTAAACGATATATCAAACGGTATAAATCAAAGCTCAGATGAGGGTGTAAAAGATATAGAGCAAATGAACGAAATGTTGTATGAAGCTGTAAAAAAAGCTGAAGAATCTATGAAAAATTCTGAAATTCTATCCAAGAATTCCGAAGAAATAAAAGAGATAATTAACACAATAGACAGCATTACTGAACAAACTAATCTTTTAGCTTTAAATGCAGCGATAGAGGCTGCAAGAGCAGGAGAAGCTGGAAAAGGATTTGCCGTTGTGGCAGACGAAATAAGAAAATTAGCTGAAGAAAGTAAAAAAGCAACAGAAGACATAGCAAAAATAATCACCAATTTAATAGAAATATCTCAAAAAACAAACCTATCTAACAAAGAAACTTCTGAATTGATTGAAAAAACCGAAGGTAAATCACAGAATGTCTTAGGGCAGTTTGAAGAAATGAATTCGAGAATATCTGACATGAATGAAATAATAGAAAACTTTTCAGCTAACACAGAAGAAACAACCGCCACAGCCGAGGAAATAAATTCAAACATGAATTCTGTATCTGAAATGGTAGATCAAATTAGGTCAAGTGTTGAAGGCATAACAAAAGACACTGGTGTTCTTTCAAAAGACAGTGAATATCTGGTAGATATTTCAGACAACACAATAAATAATGTAAATCAACTAATAGAAATGTTATCTGCATTTGATATATACGATGATGAAGAAAAGAAAAAAGAATTTGAAAAAGCTATACAAGCACATGAAAAATGGGTGAAAAATTTTGAGAAGAAGATCAATAATCCTGAAACAGATTTAGAAGAAAACCCAAACAGATGTAGTTTTGGTATTTTTACTAAAATAGTTAACGTCAAAGAAGAATGTAAAGAAGATTGGAAAAAAGTTCTTAAATTACACTCACAATTACACGAAAAAGCAAAAGAACTAGAAACAAGTGCGGATAAACAATCTTTACTTTCAGAAGTAAAAAAAATATCTAGTGAATTGAAAACAGGCATACAAAATTTGATCAAAAAACTTTAATATAGGAATATTTTAAATGGCTGTATA encodes the following:
- a CDS encoding methyl-accepting chemotaxis protein, whose amino-acid sequence is MKIRTKLNIFIPMMVVIGIIAIILLSTFFQDRVYDFQNDNYIEQINYSYLNELENLENSLKRTLDSILTNEEIKKAFAENNRQKLLDLTLPIWDTLKDNNIAQFHFHKNSVSFLRLHNLDKYEDDLSSYRETINQVNKTKKPVSGLEIGRGGLGFRYVAPVFYNNEFQGTVEIGLSINQEFLKKIKGNSVLKIFKNDLSSDLEIFQSNEFDLSSFTKNVNSIISGESYYYNIKGNDLIAMFPLKDYSDTIIGYIGTKIDYNEIVSNNRNGILYSIIISSIILIIIIIFSIFISRKIVKEINYLKNKVDDFSNGKLVLDFSEMKFDQEFENISNSLKEAVNKLKNSMIKITQFSQGLGSLSASLARSSKISKEHLDNTNQKTKVINTNTKDTDERINDIHQSMEDLTIANDNQAKSAQNLNDISNGINQSSDEGVKDIEQMNEMLYEAVKKAEESMKNSEILSKNSEEIKEIINTIDSITEQTNLLALNAAIEAARAGEAGKGFAVVADEIRKLAEESKKATEDIAKIITNLIEISQKTNLSNKETSELIEKTEGKSQNVLGQFEEMNSRISDMNEIIENFSANTEETTATAEEINSNMNSVSEMVDQIRSSVEGITKDTGVLSKDSEYLVDISDNTINNVNQLIEMLSAFDIYDDEEKKKEFEKAIQAHEKWVKNFEKKINNPETDLEENPNRCSFGIFTKIVNVKEECKEDWKKVLKLHSQLHEKAKELETSADKQSLLSEVKKISSELKTGIQNLIKKL